A region from the Drosophila takahashii strain IR98-3 E-12201 chromosome 2L, DtakHiC1v2, whole genome shotgun sequence genome encodes:
- the nolo gene encoding protein madd-4 isoform X1 produces the protein MQIKMSANIHWKSQQIWAALFVTTLCLLDVRAAWAKKLNASQAFDDTWNTASDLENELEQQKRAKGQSSGGGGGGGGGGGPGQWSSWSDWSTCSRTCDGGIMQQMRRCGSPGSCRGESARYRICNMQPCPEQQDFRSSQCAAYNDVPYDGTLYKWTPHYDYVEPCALTCRGHPAHLLEDISRETGGGNAEEAEHYDEQSVIVQLSARVQDGTRCRSGSLDMCIQGKCQRVGCDLKIGSTKKIDGCGVCGGDGNSCSQPLYYWEMAPMSQCSATCGSGYKMSRPICRNRLTNADVDDTLCSLTNRPEASVEQCNTHSCPPRWITDDWSTCSRLCGHGYRERMVVCAEESNAIKTRVADIMCRTPKPPTQETCIIEECPHWEVEDWTGCSVSCGQGIQMRGVECKSTDGSLSAKCDPLTKPGSMQQCSTGIHCGGGGGGGGGGGGGGGSSNKGGGTIIVGSSRSLNERSERQMDSSDVDDDDDEEDDEAEDIDDLESGQDTDDGEGPSYADQPLRYSHRTQSRLQQEAPDEPRTMHLMSGNSNNNYNRGGGRADGPSLDPTYIKDTEWSPCSVTCGEGIRRRAYNCKIFLEYSRTVATVNDSLCEGKKPHDEVDRCAEEPCMLPSHSFDEQFPRDSIKVGVSEPGKTYVWREQGYTSCSASCLGGVEELIINCVREDNGRVVSPFLCSPETKPEARVRTCNDRPCPPRWNYSDYTPCSKSCGIGIKTREVQCIHEVTRGGDNTMVVPNSMCPQPPPADRQYCNVLDCPVRWEVGEWAKCSHTCGYGFKDRKVECKQIMAQEHKIERPESMCPSAKPADKKPCNVKPCPPEDPKPVIQISNSTHIQHDPKKTKITLKVGGAGVVFFGTQVKIKCPVKRYNRTKIKWSKDHKPLQRSRKFKVSKKGALRILDITFRDAGVYSCHAGLSSAEISIEVKAKPGQQAEELERQEADRLVRERSDTEALTSADMTSAGGTGTSGGAGTDGPANGSTQQQGNRRRQQQSERLQNGRERNRRPKSDGVQHADSSIMEDDHSQLVQSEDRVPQPASASSGSGRTRTLLAMPYFQALLSNLQLLWPLQRFKDSRGQHILQGEALKYGVDLEGSHFEQDEPVRVPAKELHTEAGPIRTDSPDSNQESKGVEEEAEDIPPHMPHARWETAAATTTTAVPSLESNGFVYKWLLGEWSKCSQECGAAGSGLQRRTVSCQRAKARGASDDTENDVVDGSECSAHGLDLPDLFQSCGNEACPQWSKAEWSPCQRSRCHGRNTAVQRREVTCRYDNGTVGSACDEYERPAMRQECYNERCKGVWRVEPWSECNAPCGRQGIKYRILQCVWYGSRRPAGNVCKHQPRPAVMKVCKSPPCQAKMSSSTALHCRDSSRYCRNARAMGLCRLHRYKEKCCGSCQQPQQQPNQYLFQ, from the exons CTGCGACGGGGGCATCATGCAACAGATGCGTAGGTGCGGCAGCCCGGGCAGTTGCCGCGGCGAGAGCGCCCGCTATCGCATCTGCAACATGCAGCCGTGTCCGGAGCAACAGGACTTCCGCTCCAGCCAATGTGCCGCCTACAACGATGTCCCCTACGACGGCACCCTGTACAAGTGGACTCCGCACTACGATTACGTCGAGCCCTGTGCGCTCACATGCAG GGGACATCCGGCGCATCTCCTCGAAGACATTTCCCGGGAGACGGGAGGAGGGAACGCCGAGGAGGCGGAGCACTACGACGAGCAGAGCGTCATTGTGCAACTGTCGGCGAGGGTCCAAGATGGAACCCGTTGTCGCTCCGGCAGCCTGGATATGTGCATCCAAGGAAAATGTCAG CGCGTTGGCTGCGATTTGAAAATCGGCTCGACGAAGAAAATCGACGGATGCGGCGTGTGCGGCGGCGATGGAAACTCGTGCTCCCAACCGCTCTATTACTGGGAGATGGCACCGATGTCGCAGTGCTCTGCCACCTGCGGCAGTG gttacaaaatgtctcgTCCTATATGCAGGAATCGTCTAACCAACGCCGATGTGGATGATACGCTCTGCAGCCTTACTAATCGCCCGGAGGCGTCGGTGGAGCAATGTAATACACACAGCTGTCCTCCGCG CTGGATAACCGACGATTGGAGCACTTGCAGCCGACTTTGTGGCCACGGCTACCGTGAGCGGATGGTTGTCTGTGCCGAGGAGTCGAACGCCATCAAAACGAGG GTTGCCGATATCATGTGCCGCACACCCAAGCCGCCAACACAAGAGACCTGCATTATCGAGGAGTGTCCGCATTGGGAGGTCGAGGACTGGACCGGC TGCTCGGTTTCCTGCGGACAGGGAATACAAATGCGGGGCGTCGAATGCAAATCGACGGACGGCAGCCTGAGTGCCAAGTGTGATCCGCTCACCAAGCCGGGCAGCATGCAGCAGTGCTCCACTGGAATCCACTgcggtggcggcggaggaggcggaggtggaggcggaggaggaggtgggtcCTCAAACAAGGGTGGTGGCACCATCATCGTGGGCAGCAGCCGGTCGCTGAACGAG CGATCGGAGCGGCAGATGGACAGCTCGGATGTggatgacgacgacgatgaaGAGGATGACGAGGCCGAGGACATCGATGACCTGGAATCGGGCCAGGATACGGATGACGGCGAGGGCCCGTCCTATGCCGATCAACCCCTGCGCTACTCCCATCGTACGCAGAGCCGCCTGCAGCAGGAAGCCCCAGATGAGCCGCGCACCATGCACCTGATGAGCGGAAATTCGAATAATAATTACAATCGGGGAGGCGGGAGAGCGGATGGACCCTCATTGGACCCCAC TTACATTAAGGACACTGAGTGGTCACCGTGTAGCGTTACCTGCGGCGAGGGAATCCGCCGACGGGCCTACAACTGCAAGATTTTCCTGGAATACTCCCGAACGGTGGCCACGGTGAACGACTCGCTATGCGAGGGCAAGAAACCGCATGACGAGGTGGACCGATGTGCGGAGGAGCCTTGCATGCTGCCCTCGCACAGCTTCGACGAGCAGTTCCCCAGGGACTCCATCAAAGTGGGTGTTTCGGAGCCGGGAAAGACGTACGTGTGGCGGGAGCAGGGCTACACCTCCTGCAGTGCCTCCTGCCTCGGGGGCGTCGAGGAGCTGATCATCAATTGCGTGCGGGAGGATAATGGCCGGGTGGTCTCGCCCTTCCTCTGCTCCCCGGAAACCAAGCCGGAGGCGCGGGTTCGCACCTGCAACGATCGCCCCTGCCCGCCCAGGTGGAACTACTCGGACTACACGCCCTGCTCCAAGAGCTGCGGCATTGGCATCAAGACCCGCGAGGTGCAGTGCATCCACGAGGTGACCCGCGGCGGCGACAACACCATGGTGGTGCCGAACAGCATGTGCCCCCAGCCGCCGCCAGCCGATCGGCAGTACTGCAACGTTCTCGATTGCCCCGTTCGCTGGGAGGTGGGCGAGTGGGCCAAGTGCTCGCACACCTGCGGCTACGGGTTCAAGGATCGCAAGGTCGAGTGCAAGCAGATCATGGCCCAGGAGCACAAGATCGAGCGACCCGAGTCGATGTGCCCCAGTGCCAAGCCGGCGGACAAAAAGCCCTGCAACGTAAAGCCCTGCCCGCCGGAGGATCCCAAGCCCGTCATCCAGATCAGCAACTCCACGCACATCCAGCACGATCCCAAGAAGACCAAGATCACCCTGAAGGTGGGCGGCGCCGGGGTGGTCTTCTTCGGCACCCAGGTGAAGATCAAGTGCCCTGTGAAGCGGTACAATCGCACCAAGATCAAGTGGAGCAAGGATCACAAGCCGCTGCAGCGTTCGCGAAAGTTCAAGGTGTCCAAGAAGGGCGCCCTGCGTATACTCGATATCACGTTCCGCGATGCCGGAGTCTACTCCTGCCACGCCGGACTGAGCTCCGCGGAAATCAGCATCGAGGTGAAGGCCAAGCCGGGCCAGCAGGCCGAGGAGCTGGAGCGACAGGAGGCAG ATCGCTTGGTGCGTGAGCGAAGCGACACGGAGGCTCTCACTTCAGCGGACATGACGTCGGCGGGAGGGACAGGCACTTCCGGTGGAGCTGGAACTGATGGCCCCGCTAATGG GTCGACGCAGCAGCAGGGAAATCGTCGCAGGCAGCAGCAGTCGGAGCGTTTGCAGAACGGCAGGGAACGGAACCGGAGGCCCAAGTCGGACGGAGTTCAGCACGCGGACAGCAGCATTATGGAGGACGAT CATTCGCAATTAGTGCAATCCGAGGACAGGGTTCCGCAGCCGGCGAGCGCCAGTAGCGGAAGTGGTCGCACCAGGACTCTGCTGGCCATGCCGTACTTCCAGGCTCTGCTCAGCAACCTCCAG TTGCTATGGCCGCTGCAGCGCTTCAAGGACTCGCGTGGTCAGCACATCCTCCAAGGCGAGGCACTCAAGTACGGCGTCGATTTGGAAGGCTCCCACTTCGAACAGGACGAGCCGGTCCGTGTGCCCGCCAAGGAGCTGCACACCGAGGCAGGACCCATTCGCACCGATTCGCCTGACTCGAACCAGGAATCCAAGGGGgtcgaggaggaggcggaggacaTCCCGCCGCACATGCCGCATGCTCGATGGGAAACGGCAGCGGCAACCACGACAACGGCTGTTCCGAGCCTCGAGAGCAACGGCTTCGTCTACAAATGGCTGCTGGGCGAGTGGTCCAAGTGCTCGCAGGAATGCGGAGCAGCTGGCAGCGGTTTGCAG CGACGAACGGTGAGCTGCCAGAGGGCAAAGGCAAGAGGCGCGAGTGACGACACCGAAAACGATGTCGTGGACGGCTCCGAGTGCTCCGCCCACGGCCTGGACCTGCCCGACCTGTTCCAGAGCTGCGGCAACGAGGCCTGTCCGCAGTGGAGCAAGGCGGAGTGGTCGCCCTGCCAGAGGTCCCGCTGCCACGGCAGGAACACGGCCGTGCAGCGCCGCGAGGTGACCTGTCGCTACGACAACGGCACCGTGGGAAGCGCCTGCGACGAGTACGAGCGACCGGCGATGCGGCAGGAGTGCTACAACGAACGCTGCAAGGGCGTGTGGCGCGTGGAGCCCTGGTCAGAG TGCAATGCGCCGTGCGGACGTCAGGGCATCAAGTACCGCATCCTGCAGTGCGTCTGGTACGGCAGTCGGCGTCCGGCGGGCAATGTGTGCAAGCACCAGCCCCGCCCCGCCGTCATGAAGGTCTGCAAAAGTCCGCCCTGCCAGGCCAAAA TGTCGTCCTCGACCGCCCTGCACTGTCGCGATTCCTCGCGCTACTGCCGCAATGCCCGCGCCATGGGTCTGTGTCGACTGCACCGCTACAAGGAGAAGTGCTGCGGGTCCTGCCAGCAGCCCCAGCAGCAGCCCAATCAATACCTATTCCAGTAA
- the nolo gene encoding ADAMTS-like protein 1 isoform X4 gives MQIKMSANIHWKSQQIWAALFVTTLCLLDVRAAWAKKLNASQAFDDTWNTASDLENELEQQKRAKGQSSGGGGGGGGGGGPGQWSSWSDWSTCSRTCDGGIMQQMRRCGSPGSCRGESARYRICNMQPCPEQQDFRSSQCAAYNDVPYDGTLYKWTPHYDYVEPCALTCRGHPAHLLEDISRETGGGNAEEAEHYDEQSVIVQLSARVQDGTRCRSGSLDMCIQGKCQRVGCDLKIGSTKKIDGCGVCGGDGNSCSQPLYYWEMAPMSQCSATCGSGYKMSRPICRNRLTNADVDDTLCSLTNRPEASVEQCNTHSCPPRWITDDWSTCSRLCGHGYRERMVVCAEESNAIKTRVADIMCRTPKPPTQETCIIEECPHWEVEDWTGCSVSCGQGIQMRGVECKSTDGSLSAKCDPLTKPGSMQQCSTGIHCGGGGGGGGGGGGGGGSSNKGGGTIIVGSSRSLNERSERQMDSSDVDDDDDEEDDEAEDIDDLESGQDTDDGEGPSYADQPLRYSHRTQSRLQQEAPDEPRTMHLMSGNSNNNYNRGGGRADGPSLDPTYIKDTEWSPCSVTCGEGIRRRAYNCKIFLEYSRTVATVNDSLCEGKKPHDEVDRCAEEPCMLPSHSFDEQFPRDSIKVGVSEPGKTYVWREQGYTSCSASCLGGVEELIINCVREDNGRVVSPFLCSPETKPEARVRTCNDRPCPPRWNYSDYTPCSKSCGIGIKTREVQCIHEVTRGGDNTMVVPNSMCPQPPPADRQYCNVLDCPVRWEVGEWAKCSHTCGYGFKDRKVECKQIMAQEHKIERPESMCPSAKPADKKPCNVKPCPPEDPKPVIQISNSTHIQHDPKKTKITLKVGGAGVVFFGTQVKIKCPVKRYNRTKIKWSKDHKPLQRSRKFKVSKKGALRILDITFRDAGVYSCHAGLSSAEISIEVKAKPGQQAEELERQEADRLVRERSDTEALTSADMTSAGGTGTSGGAGTDGPANGSTQQQGNRRRQQQSERLQNGRERNRRPKSDGVQHADSSIMEDDVEPF, from the exons CTGCGACGGGGGCATCATGCAACAGATGCGTAGGTGCGGCAGCCCGGGCAGTTGCCGCGGCGAGAGCGCCCGCTATCGCATCTGCAACATGCAGCCGTGTCCGGAGCAACAGGACTTCCGCTCCAGCCAATGTGCCGCCTACAACGATGTCCCCTACGACGGCACCCTGTACAAGTGGACTCCGCACTACGATTACGTCGAGCCCTGTGCGCTCACATGCAG GGGACATCCGGCGCATCTCCTCGAAGACATTTCCCGGGAGACGGGAGGAGGGAACGCCGAGGAGGCGGAGCACTACGACGAGCAGAGCGTCATTGTGCAACTGTCGGCGAGGGTCCAAGATGGAACCCGTTGTCGCTCCGGCAGCCTGGATATGTGCATCCAAGGAAAATGTCAG CGCGTTGGCTGCGATTTGAAAATCGGCTCGACGAAGAAAATCGACGGATGCGGCGTGTGCGGCGGCGATGGAAACTCGTGCTCCCAACCGCTCTATTACTGGGAGATGGCACCGATGTCGCAGTGCTCTGCCACCTGCGGCAGTG gttacaaaatgtctcgTCCTATATGCAGGAATCGTCTAACCAACGCCGATGTGGATGATACGCTCTGCAGCCTTACTAATCGCCCGGAGGCGTCGGTGGAGCAATGTAATACACACAGCTGTCCTCCGCG CTGGATAACCGACGATTGGAGCACTTGCAGCCGACTTTGTGGCCACGGCTACCGTGAGCGGATGGTTGTCTGTGCCGAGGAGTCGAACGCCATCAAAACGAGG GTTGCCGATATCATGTGCCGCACACCCAAGCCGCCAACACAAGAGACCTGCATTATCGAGGAGTGTCCGCATTGGGAGGTCGAGGACTGGACCGGC TGCTCGGTTTCCTGCGGACAGGGAATACAAATGCGGGGCGTCGAATGCAAATCGACGGACGGCAGCCTGAGTGCCAAGTGTGATCCGCTCACCAAGCCGGGCAGCATGCAGCAGTGCTCCACTGGAATCCACTgcggtggcggcggaggaggcggaggtggaggcggaggaggaggtgggtcCTCAAACAAGGGTGGTGGCACCATCATCGTGGGCAGCAGCCGGTCGCTGAACGAG CGATCGGAGCGGCAGATGGACAGCTCGGATGTggatgacgacgacgatgaaGAGGATGACGAGGCCGAGGACATCGATGACCTGGAATCGGGCCAGGATACGGATGACGGCGAGGGCCCGTCCTATGCCGATCAACCCCTGCGCTACTCCCATCGTACGCAGAGCCGCCTGCAGCAGGAAGCCCCAGATGAGCCGCGCACCATGCACCTGATGAGCGGAAATTCGAATAATAATTACAATCGGGGAGGCGGGAGAGCGGATGGACCCTCATTGGACCCCAC TTACATTAAGGACACTGAGTGGTCACCGTGTAGCGTTACCTGCGGCGAGGGAATCCGCCGACGGGCCTACAACTGCAAGATTTTCCTGGAATACTCCCGAACGGTGGCCACGGTGAACGACTCGCTATGCGAGGGCAAGAAACCGCATGACGAGGTGGACCGATGTGCGGAGGAGCCTTGCATGCTGCCCTCGCACAGCTTCGACGAGCAGTTCCCCAGGGACTCCATCAAAGTGGGTGTTTCGGAGCCGGGAAAGACGTACGTGTGGCGGGAGCAGGGCTACACCTCCTGCAGTGCCTCCTGCCTCGGGGGCGTCGAGGAGCTGATCATCAATTGCGTGCGGGAGGATAATGGCCGGGTGGTCTCGCCCTTCCTCTGCTCCCCGGAAACCAAGCCGGAGGCGCGGGTTCGCACCTGCAACGATCGCCCCTGCCCGCCCAGGTGGAACTACTCGGACTACACGCCCTGCTCCAAGAGCTGCGGCATTGGCATCAAGACCCGCGAGGTGCAGTGCATCCACGAGGTGACCCGCGGCGGCGACAACACCATGGTGGTGCCGAACAGCATGTGCCCCCAGCCGCCGCCAGCCGATCGGCAGTACTGCAACGTTCTCGATTGCCCCGTTCGCTGGGAGGTGGGCGAGTGGGCCAAGTGCTCGCACACCTGCGGCTACGGGTTCAAGGATCGCAAGGTCGAGTGCAAGCAGATCATGGCCCAGGAGCACAAGATCGAGCGACCCGAGTCGATGTGCCCCAGTGCCAAGCCGGCGGACAAAAAGCCCTGCAACGTAAAGCCCTGCCCGCCGGAGGATCCCAAGCCCGTCATCCAGATCAGCAACTCCACGCACATCCAGCACGATCCCAAGAAGACCAAGATCACCCTGAAGGTGGGCGGCGCCGGGGTGGTCTTCTTCGGCACCCAGGTGAAGATCAAGTGCCCTGTGAAGCGGTACAATCGCACCAAGATCAAGTGGAGCAAGGATCACAAGCCGCTGCAGCGTTCGCGAAAGTTCAAGGTGTCCAAGAAGGGCGCCCTGCGTATACTCGATATCACGTTCCGCGATGCCGGAGTCTACTCCTGCCACGCCGGACTGAGCTCCGCGGAAATCAGCATCGAGGTGAAGGCCAAGCCGGGCCAGCAGGCCGAGGAGCTGGAGCGACAGGAGGCAG ATCGCTTGGTGCGTGAGCGAAGCGACACGGAGGCTCTCACTTCAGCGGACATGACGTCGGCGGGAGGGACAGGCACTTCCGGTGGAGCTGGAACTGATGGCCCCGCTAATGG GTCGACGCAGCAGCAGGGAAATCGTCGCAGGCAGCAGCAGTCGGAGCGTTTGCAGAACGGCAGGGAACGGAACCGGAGGCCCAAGTCGGACGGAGTTCAGCACGCGGACAGCAGCATTATGGAGGACGAT GTTGAACCGTTTTGA